A genomic segment from Arcobacter acticola encodes:
- the nuoH gene encoding NADH-quinone oxidoreductase subunit NuoH yields the protein METSIIIETIVKVVIVLAVFSALAGFTTYIERKILAFMQRRLGPTNVGPYGLLQIAADGIKLFTKEDFIPANANKPIFMIAPLITAATAFIAMSAVPFFPEFEMFGYTVRPIISDINVGVLFVMSVGAVGLYGPLLGGMSSANKWALLGGARTAIQLLSYEVVSGLSLLAPLMMVGSLSLIDINNYQSGGFGDWIIWSQPLAFLLFTIAGFAETNRTPFDLLEHEAELVAGYATEYSGMRWGMFFIGEYANLFTISFLIALIFLGGFNPLWFIPGGFAIVLKVMFLIFVFLWTRASWPHIRPDQLMWLCWKILMPLAVLNVLVTGFVMMF from the coding sequence ATGGAAACAAGTATTATAATAGAAACTATTGTTAAAGTTGTAATTGTTTTAGCTGTGTTTTCAGCACTTGCTGGATTTACAACATATATTGAAAGAAAAATCTTAGCATTTATGCAAAGAAGACTAGGACCCACAAATGTTGGGCCTTATGGATTATTACAAATAGCAGCAGATGGTATTAAACTATTTACAAAAGAGGATTTTATTCCTGCAAATGCAAATAAACCAATCTTTATGATAGCTCCTCTTATTACGGCTGCAACTGCATTTATAGCTATGAGTGCAGTTCCTTTTTTCCCAGAATTTGAGATGTTTGGATATACGGTTAGACCAATTATTTCTGATATTAATGTGGGTGTTTTATTTGTTATGTCTGTTGGGGCTGTTGGACTTTATGGTCCATTACTTGGTGGTATGAGTTCTGCTAATAAATGGGCGCTTCTTGGAGGTGCGAGAACTGCAATTCAACTTTTATCATATGAAGTTGTTTCAGGTCTTTCACTTTTAGCTCCATTAATGATGGTTGGATCTTTATCTTTAATTGATATTAATAACTATCAATCAGGTGGATTTGGTGATTGGATTATTTGGTCTCAACCATTGGCTTTTTTATTGTTTACAATTGCTGGATTTGCTGAAACAAATAGAACTCCTTTTGACCTTTTAGAGCATGAAGCTGAATTAGTTGCTGGTTATGCAACTGAGTATTCAGGTATGAGATGGGGTATGTTCTTTATCGGAGAATACGCGAACCTTTTTACAATTTCATTTTTAATTGCACTTATATTCTTAGGTGGATTTAATCCATTATGGTTTATTCCAGGTGGATTTGCAATTGTATTAAAAGTTATGTTTTTGATTTTTGTTTTCTTATGGACAAGAGCTTCTTGGCCACATATTAGACCAGATCAATTAATGTGGTTATGTTGGAAAATTTTAATGCCACTTGCAGTACTAAATGTTTTAGTTACTGGTTTTGTGATGATGTTTTAG
- the nuoI gene encoding NADH-quinone oxidoreductase subunit NuoI, with the protein MELNQFKNRNISEDYITVQEDNYPKTNWETFKQVATRSVKGELFVGLKITFGIMYRALFKGEMATVQYPKEKLPIGPRYRAVHKLLRLLESGEERCIGCGLCEKICIANCIRMETRIDENSRKEVMEYTINMGRCIFCGYCAEVCPELAIVHGGRYENSSEQRAHFSLKEDILTSANGLGAQLEYDGYGSVSPDADKKIKKTPLSY; encoded by the coding sequence ATGGAACTAAATCAATTTAAAAATAGAAATATAAGTGAAGATTATATTACAGTTCAAGAGGATAATTACCCAAAAACTAATTGGGAAACTTTTAAACAAGTAGCAACTAGATCTGTAAAAGGTGAACTTTTTGTTGGATTAAAAATCACTTTTGGAATAATGTATAGAGCACTTTTCAAAGGTGAAATGGCAACAGTTCAATATCCAAAAGAAAAGTTACCAATAGGGCCTAGATATAGAGCTGTACATAAACTTCTTAGGCTTTTAGAGTCAGGTGAAGAGAGATGTATTGGTTGTGGACTTTGTGAAAAAATCTGTATTGCAAATTGTATCCGAATGGAAACTAGAATTGATGAAAATTCTAGAAAAGAAGTTATGGAATATACAATTAATATGGGAAGATGTATTTTCTGTGGATATTGTGCTGAAGTTTGTCCAGAACTTGCCATCGTTCATGGTGGAAGATATGAAAACTCAAGTGAACAAAGAGCGCACTTCTCACTTAAAGAAGATATTTTAACAAGTGCTAATGGTCTTGGTGCTCAATTGGAATATGATGGATATGGTTCGGTGTCACCAGATGCAGATAAAAAAATCAAAAAAACACCATTATCATACTAA
- the nuoK gene encoding NADH-quinone oxidoreductase subunit NuoK, with protein MTLNAYLILSTILFCIGLIGVIKRKNVLMLFFSTEIMLNAVNVGLAAISKFHGDLSGQIFAFFIIAVAASEVAIGLGLLILWYKRTGSINLDDIAGMKG; from the coding sequence ATGACACTTAATGCTTATTTAATATTATCTACAATTCTATTTTGCATAGGATTAATAGGTGTAATAAAAAGAAAAAATGTTTTAATGCTTTTTTTCTCAACTGAAATTATGCTTAATGCTGTAAATGTGGGATTAGCAGCAATTTCAAAATTTCATGGAGACTTATCAGGTCAAATTTTTGCTTTCTTTATTATTGCAGTTGCAGCAAGTGAAGTTGCTATTGGACTTGGACTTTTGATTCTTTGGTATAAAAGAACAGGTTCTATTAATTTAGATGATATAGCTGGGATGAAAGGGTAA
- a CDS encoding NADH-quinone oxidoreductase subunit G gives MSDMITLTIDGKTVEAKEGESILNVARANDVFVPAVCYLTRCSPTLACRLCLVEADGKQVYGCNTKVKPDMQISTVTENIEKERRAIMEVYDVNHPLQCGVCDQSGECELQNYSLYMKVDSQSYSIKDIHRPTQHWGVMNYDPALCIVCERCVTVCQDMVGSNALSTVKRPSDAIEKTFKDEMPKDAYAMWNKLNKSLIGYDADACTNCGECIAACPVGALVSHDFQYTSNAWELKKIPAANPHSSDCAFMYYEIKHESIDKHATKKIYRVTNEPHYSTVNGSGRFAYDFENKVESKDTKAFKEAIEAFKKAKNIKFNSFITNEEALILQKIADFTGVKLVNEDAKRYQEFLINYSKTSGKSLYSSKLSEVHNSNFVISVGSYLKSDLPNARYAFNNSVIMNKGAGLYFHPVADPVMEKIGKKGKTTEFIYHDAMVEESILYFILYKFAKDLPAEIQSYIDSLKETRTKTLTEVVKENVVEIVVDEATGEEKELKKVVSKNVSKEVSYEYISLLADFGKDESFLDLLNDMLAKKDTFSLIVGEDLITHPNSENLAKLCGLIDRCTDFNVVIIPSQTNTLGVSQICTLSNEVDGFSVGYNVKADFELSALGDGNLDIPALNQQEGTFTNIDKKVIPTNAALAFKGYTLNEVANEVLNDDIEYTIEYTPKLPVNKGYKAIGFDDLPNKFGNDQVEYRGYDLIETSISTQNDVKEISIEKITLNDDEILIYKANPINQFNEFTAIAHEFKEKLQDGIFFSKAAFEKLELQNGDKVKVNANNQSLELNAYVDVQIAGNIAYVSTFMKNSLSNSLFNVYRFNKAKVAKV, from the coding sequence ATGAGTGATATGATTACACTAACAATTGATGGTAAAACTGTTGAAGCAAAAGAGGGTGAGTCAATATTAAATGTAGCTCGTGCAAATGACGTATTTGTTCCTGCTGTTTGTTATTTGACAAGATGTTCACCAACACTTGCATGTAGATTATGTTTAGTTGAGGCTGATGGAAAACAAGTATATGGATGTAATACAAAAGTAAAACCTGATATGCAGATTTCTACTGTTACTGAAAACATAGAAAAAGAAAGACGTGCAATAATGGAAGTTTACGATGTAAATCATCCATTACAATGTGGTGTTTGTGACCAAAGTGGTGAATGTGAATTACAAAACTACTCTTTATATATGAAAGTTGATTCTCAAAGCTATAGTATAAAAGATATTCACAGACCAACACAACACTGGGGAGTTATGAATTATGACCCAGCGCTTTGTATCGTATGTGAAAGATGTGTAACTGTATGTCAAGATATGGTTGGATCAAATGCATTAAGTACTGTAAAAAGACCAAGCGATGCAATTGAAAAAACATTTAAAGATGAAATGCCAAAAGATGCATACGCAATGTGGAACAAACTAAATAAATCACTTATTGGTTATGATGCAGATGCCTGTACAAACTGTGGTGAATGTATTGCAGCATGTCCTGTTGGAGCTTTAGTTTCACATGATTTCCAATATACTTCAAATGCTTGGGAGCTTAAAAAAATACCAGCTGCTAATCCTCACTCATCTGATTGTGCTTTTATGTATTATGAAATTAAACACGAATCAATTGATAAACATGCAACTAAAAAAATCTATAGGGTAACAAATGAGCCTCATTACTCAACTGTAAATGGTTCAGGAAGATTTGCTTATGATTTTGAAAACAAAGTTGAATCAAAAGATACAAAAGCTTTTAAAGAAGCTATTGAAGCATTTAAAAAAGCTAAAAATATTAAATTTAACTCATTTATTACAAATGAAGAGGCTTTAATTTTACAAAAAATTGCTGATTTCACAGGCGTTAAACTTGTAAATGAAGATGCAAAAAGATACCAAGAATTCTTGATAAACTATAGTAAAACTTCAGGTAAATCTCTATATTCATCAAAACTATCAGAAGTTCATAATTCAAACTTTGTAATTTCTGTGGGATCATATTTAAAATCAGATTTACCAAATGCTAGATATGCATTTAATAACTCAGTAATTATGAATAAAGGTGCTGGTTTATATTTTCATCCTGTAGCTGATCCTGTTATGGAAAAAATTGGTAAAAAAGGTAAAACAACTGAATTTATCTACCATGATGCTATGGTTGAAGAATCAATTTTATACTTTATTTTATATAAGTTTGCAAAAGACTTACCAGCAGAAATTCAAAGCTATATTGATTCATTAAAAGAAACAAGAACAAAAACTCTTACAGAAGTTGTAAAAGAAAATGTTGTAGAGATTGTAGTTGATGAAGCAACAGGTGAAGAAAAAGAGCTTAAAAAAGTTGTTTCTAAAAATGTTTCAAAAGAAGTTTCTTATGAATACATCTCTTTATTAGCTGATTTTGGAAAAGATGAGAGTTTCTTAGATTTATTAAATGATATGCTTGCTAAAAAAGATACATTCTCTTTAATTGTTGGAGAGGATTTAATAACTCATCCAAATAGTGAAAATTTAGCGAAACTTTGTGGATTAATAGATAGATGTACTGATTTTAATGTTGTAATTATTCCATCTCAAACAAATACTTTAGGTGTATCTCAAATTTGTACACTTTCAAATGAAGTAGATGGATTTAGTGTTGGTTATAACGTAAAAGCTGATTTTGAATTATCAGCTTTAGGTGATGGAAATTTAGATATTCCAGCGCTAAATCAACAAGAGGGAACTTTTACAAATATTGATAAAAAAGTAATTCCTACAAATGCAGCACTTGCTTTTAAAGGTTATACTTTAAACGAAGTTGCAAATGAAGTTTTAAATGATGATATTGAATATACAATAGAATATACACCAAAACTTCCTGTTAATAAAGGTTATAAAGCAATAGGATTTGATGATTTACCAAATAAATTTGGAAATGATCAAGTTGAGTATAGAGGTTATGATTTAATAGAAACATCAATATCTACTCAAAATGATGTAAAAGAAATAAGTATTGAAAAAATTACATTAAATGATGATGAAATTCTTATTTATAAAGCAAACCCAATTAATCAGTTTAATGAGTTCACAGCAATTGCACATGAATTTAAAGAAAAACTTCAAGATGGAATTTTCTTTTCAAAAGCAGCTTTTGAAAAACTTGAATTACAAAATGGTGATAAAGTAAAAGTAAATGCTAATAATCAAAGCTTAGAATTAAATGCCTATGTTGATGTTCAAATAGCTGGAAATATAGCTTATGTTTCAACATTTATGAAAAATTCTTTATCAAATAGCTTATTTAATGTTTATAGATTTAATAAAGCAAAAGTAGCAAAGGTATAG
- a CDS encoding NADH-quinone oxidoreductase subunit J, with protein MFEIVAFIIFSVLTISMFSITVLTNNALYALSSLAAGMIFISAFFFLLEADFLGAVQIVVYTGAVMSLYAFGMMFFDSLSEVKEKVKNPRLVFLLSGMVALIVVIVLIAPIIGEGVEASNPVHPAYGNSVDVGLILFTKYLVPFEVAAIMLLVAMIGGIVLAGKKMDISYSEMKEDEIDEKIKLDTAKKDNK; from the coding sequence ATGTTTGAAATTGTAGCTTTTATTATATTTTCTGTTTTAACTATTAGTATGTTTAGTATTACCGTTTTAACTAATAATGCTTTATATGCATTAAGTTCACTTGCAGCTGGAATGATTTTTATCTCTGCTTTTTTCTTTTTATTAGAAGCAGATTTTCTAGGTGCTGTTCAAATTGTAGTTTATACAGGTGCTGTTATGTCTTTATACGCTTTTGGAATGATGTTTTTTGATTCACTTTCAGAAGTAAAAGAAAAAGTAAAAAATCCAAGACTTGTATTTTTATTATCAGGAATGGTAGCTTTAATTGTTGTTATTGTTTTAATAGCTCCAATTATTGGTGAAGGTGTTGAAGCTAGTAATCCTGTTCATCCAGCTTATGGAAATTCAGTTGATGTTGGATTAATTTTATTTACTAAATATTTGGTTCCATTTGAAGTAGCAGCTATTATGCTTTTAGTTGCAATGATTGGTGGAATTGTTTTAGCTGGTAAAAAAATGGATATTTCATATTCTGAAATGAAAGAAGATGAAATTGATGAAAAAATCAAACTTGATACTGCTAAAAAGGATAATAAATGA
- a CDS encoding NADH-ubiquinone oxidoreductase subunit E family protein gives MKRFDLRYLKNDFYDRMLELMDKQIAAEEVAIIIFEIGDFDNIQKSADVIYEAGYTLMNSIKFTEVDWTLVVKKIKPEPKIVEQKEEEKGDE, from the coding sequence ATGAAAAGATTTGATTTAAGATATTTAAAAAATGACTTCTATGACAGAATGTTGGAGTTAATGGATAAACAAATTGCAGCAGAAGAAGTAGCAATTATTATTTTTGAAATTGGAGATTTTGATAATATTCAAAAATCTGCAGATGTTATATATGAAGCTGGTTATACACTTATGAATTCTATTAAATTTACTGAAGTTGATTGGACGCTGGTAGTAAAAAAAATTAAGCCAGAACCTAAAATAGTTGAGCAAAAAGAAGAGGAAAAAGGTGATGAATAG
- the nuoL gene encoding NADH-quinone oxidoreductase subunit L → MEKFIYIALFAPLVGSLIAALFSTQPKTAFTGWFTSFMLAVSMYASLNLLHFIYTTDTILQITLFDWIVIGNLNIPFGFVVDHVSVVMMTVVTVVSTMVHVHSIGYMEHDKGFNRYFSYLSAFVFSMLVLVMSDNFAVLFIGWEGVGVCSWLLIGFWYHKESATWAANEAFIMNRVGDLGLLLGMFLIYWNIGSLQYDIVFAQVSTLENSTLVWIAALLFLGAMGKSAQFPLHTWLADAMEGPTPVSALIHAATMVTAGVYLVIRSNELYTLVPEVGYAIAALGAFVAIFAASMALVNNDMKRIIAYSTLSQLGYMFVAAGLGAYWVALFHLATHAFFKSVLFLGAGNVMHAMDDELDIRKMGGLHKKMKSTSIIMAVASLALAGIFPLAGFFSKDKILEAAFNADALVLWGVLWVTAGLTAFYSFRLVMKIFFGEQNYSNEEHHPHEAKNFVIAAMIPLAILAVIAGWFEHSFVEFVTKILPTWKASNLNHSTAWILILITSAVAIFGIAVAVYKYRNSGFSKNWETTGIYKLLSNQYFIPKFYENFISKPYYAISVWMWKVVETKLIDASIDGLAHFINKLGVGIRPIQTGNLSSSLRLMAVGLIFGLVFALVLSVL, encoded by the coding sequence ATGGAAAAATTTATATATATAGCACTTTTTGCACCACTTGTAGGTTCACTAATTGCTGCTTTATTTTCAACTCAGCCAAAAACAGCATTTACAGGATGGTTTACATCTTTTATGTTGGCTGTTTCAATGTATGCATCTTTAAATCTTTTACATTTTATTTATACTACAGATACAATTTTACAAATAACTTTATTTGATTGGATTGTAATTGGAAATTTAAATATTCCTTTTGGATTTGTAGTTGACCATGTAAGTGTTGTAATGATGACAGTTGTAACTGTTGTTTCTACTATGGTGCATGTGCATTCTATTGGATATATGGAACATGACAAAGGTTTTAATAGATATTTCTCATACCTATCAGCATTCGTATTTTCTATGCTTGTTTTAGTAATGAGTGATAACTTTGCTGTTTTATTTATTGGATGGGAAGGTGTTGGAGTTTGTTCATGGTTGTTAATTGGTTTTTGGTATCACAAAGAATCAGCAACTTGGGCTGCAAACGAAGCTTTTATTATGAACAGAGTTGGGGACTTAGGTTTACTTCTTGGAATGTTTTTAATTTACTGGAATATTGGAAGTTTACAATACGATATCGTATTTGCTCAAGTTTCAACTTTAGAAAATTCTACACTTGTTTGGATAGCAGCTTTATTATTCCTAGGAGCGATGGGTAAATCAGCTCAATTCCCACTTCATACATGGCTTGCAGATGCAATGGAAGGACCAACACCGGTTTCAGCATTAATTCACGCAGCAACAATGGTAACAGCTGGGGTTTATTTAGTAATTAGATCAAATGAACTTTATACTTTAGTTCCTGAAGTTGGATATGCAATTGCAGCTCTTGGAGCATTTGTAGCTATATTTGCTGCTTCAATGGCTTTAGTAAATAATGATATGAAAAGAATTATTGCATACTCAACATTATCACAACTTGGATATATGTTTGTAGCAGCTGGTCTTGGAGCTTATTGGGTTGCATTATTTCACCTTGCAACTCATGCATTTTTCAAATCAGTATTATTCTTAGGTGCTGGAAATGTAATGCATGCTATGGATGATGAGTTAGATATCAGAAAAATGGGTGGTCTTCATAAAAAAATGAAGTCAACATCTATTATTATGGCAGTGGCTTCTCTTGCACTTGCTGGTATTTTCCCACTTGCTGGATTCTTCTCAAAAGATAAAATACTAGAAGCTGCATTTAATGCTGATGCATTAGTATTATGGGGTGTTTTATGGGTAACTGCTGGTTTAACTGCATTTTATTCATTTAGACTTGTTATGAAAATATTCTTTGGAGAACAAAATTATTCAAATGAAGAACATCATCCACATGAAGCTAAAAACTTTGTAATCGCAGCAATGATTCCACTTGCTATTTTAGCGGTAATTGCTGGATGGTTTGAACATTCATTTGTTGAGTTTGTAACTAAAATTCTTCCAACATGGAAAGCTTCAAATCTTAATCATTCAACAGCTTGGATTTTAATTTTAATTACAAGTGCAGTTGCTATATTCGGTATTGCAGTTGCAGTTTACAAATATAGAAATAGTGGATTTAGCAAAAATTGGGAAACTACAGGAATTTATAAATTATTAAGTAATCAATATTTTATTCCAAAGTTTTATGAAAACTTTATTTCTAAACCATATTATGCAATATCTGTATGGATGTGGAAAGTTGTAGAAACTAAATTAATTGATGCATCAATTGATGGTCTTGCGCACTTTATTAATAAATTAGGTGTAGGAATAAGACCAATTCAAACTGGTAATTTATCATCATCACTGAGACTAATGGCAGTTGGACTAATCTTCGGATTAGTATTTGCCTTAGTTTTATCAGTACTTTAA
- the nuoD gene encoding NADH dehydrogenase (quinone) subunit D produces MQQPNRLKPFFENIHFERDDNTMMVNFGPQHPSAHGQLRLILELQGEEVVKSRPMIGYLHRGMEKMAENMIYNEFLPTTDRMDYIAATSNNYGYALAIEKLLGIEAPRRAEVIRTMLLELNRITSHLFWLATHALDVGAMSMFLYCFREREYAMDLIEDYCGARLTHSAVRIGGVPLDLPSNWIDDCMSFLDVLEQELKTYEGLLTENRIWKMRLENVGVITAQMAKDWGCSGIVLRGAGIKWDLRKEMPYGLYPELDFDVPISYTNDCYGRYKICIQEMKESSKILKQLVPMYKESESQLMAHSPNYISAPKEQIMTQNYSLMQHFVLVTQGMRPPVGEVYVATESPKGELGYFVVSDGSPYAYRMKIRTPSFQHTAILEELLVGLQLADVVTVIGNLNIVFGEIDR; encoded by the coding sequence ATGCAACAACCAAATAGACTAAAACCTTTTTTTGAAAATATTCACTTTGAGCGTGATGATAATACTATGATGGTGAACTTCGGTCCACAGCATCCATCTGCTCACGGTCAGCTAAGACTTATCTTAGAACTTCAAGGTGAAGAAGTTGTAAAATCAAGACCAATGATTGGATACCTTCATAGAGGTATGGAAAAAATGGCTGAGAATATGATTTATAATGAATTCTTACCAACAACAGATAGAATGGATTATATTGCTGCTACTTCAAATAACTATGGTTATGCCCTAGCAATTGAAAAACTTCTAGGAATCGAAGCTCCAAGACGAGCAGAAGTTATTAGAACTATGCTTTTAGAGTTAAATAGAATTACTTCACACCTTTTCTGGCTTGCAACTCATGCACTTGATGTTGGAGCTATGTCTATGTTCTTATATTGCTTTAGAGAAAGAGAATACGCAATGGACTTAATAGAAGACTATTGTGGAGCTAGACTTACTCATAGTGCTGTAAGAATTGGTGGAGTTCCACTTGACTTACCTTCAAACTGGATTGATGACTGTATGAGTTTTTTAGATGTTTTAGAACAAGAACTTAAAACATATGAAGGACTTCTAACAGAAAATAGAATCTGGAAAATGAGACTTGAAAATGTTGGAGTTATAACTGCACAAATGGCAAAAGATTGGGGCTGTTCTGGAATTGTATTAAGAGGGGCTGGAATTAAATGGGATTTAAGAAAAGAGATGCCTTATGGTCTTTATCCTGAACTTGATTTTGATGTTCCAATTTCATATACAAATGACTGTTATGGAAGATATAAAATTTGTATACAAGAGATGAAAGAATCTTCAAAAATATTAAAACAATTAGTTCCTATGTATAAAGAGTCTGAATCTCAATTAATGGCTCATTCACCAAATTACATTTCAGCTCCAAAAGAGCAAATCATGACTCAAAACTACTCTTTAATGCAACATTTTGTTCTTGTAACTCAAGGTATGAGACCACCTGTTGGAGAAGTTTATGTTGCAACTGAATCACCAAAAGGTGAGTTAGGATATTTTGTTGTAAGTGATGGAAGTCCATATGCATATAGAATGAAAATTAGAACTCCTAGTTTCCAACATACTGCTATTTTAGAAGAGTTATTAGTAGGATTACAATTAGCCGATGTTGTTACAGTAATAGGTAACTTAAACATTGTATTTGGCGAAATAGATCGGTAA